A region of the Montipora foliosa isolate CH-2021 chromosome 8, ASM3666993v2, whole genome shotgun sequence genome:
CAATGAATACAGTGTTAAGAATGCTAAAGAATATGCGGATTTTGTTAACAACCAAACGATGGAGGCGGACGAACAGATCGTGTCTTTTGATGTTACTGCACTTTTCACTTCCATCCCAGTAGACCTAGCACTGGATATTGTCGACCGGAAGTTACGCGAGATTCATGAATGGGAATTGCACACACGACTAACACAAAGCCAGATTATGTTTTTGCTGACGTTTGTACTGACGAACAGTTATTTTACGTTCGAAGGCACACATTATCATCAAGTATTTGGCTGTGCGATGGGATCACCGGTCAGTGCCGCCATTGCAGAATTGGTGATGCAAGAAGTTGAAAAAATCGCTCTCAACACGTCAAATGTCAAACCACGGTGGTGGAAACGATACGTGGATGATTCGAGTGCTTGTTTGAAGACTAAAGACATCCAAGTTTTCCACGACCATCTCAACTCGATCAACCCAAACATACAGTTTACGGTGGAACTTTCATCAGTCTCATCTCAAAACCACCAAACCATCGCATTTCTTGGCACACGCAGCACAGTAGAAAGATCGGGAAACATTTCTGTTAGCGTACATCGCAAAGCAACTCATACCAACAAGTACCTGGATTTTGCATCTCATAGCCCCGCGCAGAGCAAACGTGCGGTTGTTAAATGCCTGATAGACCGCGCAGAAACCATCCCATCCAATGACACAGAAAAAGATCGAGAACGACAACAAGTCATTAATGACATAAAAGTTAATGGTTAAACAGATAAATTCATTGAGAAATGTCGG
Encoded here:
- the LOC137968313 gene encoding uncharacterized protein, translated to MNLSKYLASILKHLQNNNEYSVKNAKEYADFVNNQTMEADEQIVSFDVTALFTSIPVDLALDIVDRKLREIHEWELHTRLTQSQIMFLLTFVLTNSYFTFEGTHYHQVFGCAMGSPVSAAIAELVMQEVEKIALNTSNVKPRWWKRYVDDSSACLKTKDIQVFHDHLNSINPNIQFTVELSSVSSQNHQTIAFLGTRSTVERSGNISVSVHRKATHTNKYLDFASHSPAQSKRAVVKCLIDRAETIPSNDTEKDRERQQVINDIKVNG